The following are from one region of the Methanomassiliicoccales archaeon LGM-DZ1 genome:
- a CDS encoding translation initiation factor IF-2 subunit gamma, which translates to MKVPKQPEINIGMIGHVDHGKTTLTKALSGEWTDRHSEEIKRGISIRLGYADVAFYKCPNCQGAAAYSTKKKCPVCGADTEFLRAVSFVDAPGHETLMATMLSGAALMDGALLLVAANEHCPQPQTREHLMALSIIGIDKIVIVQNKIDIVTREQAMQNYREIKEFVKGTVAENAPIVPVSANRGVNIDLLIEAIEKTIVSKVKRDPDADPIMYVARSFDINSPGTVPEDIKGGVIGGTLVQGKLKIGDEIEIVPGRRVVAPDKKVTYEKIIAKIVSLEAGERAVKSVVPGGLIALGTELDPSITKSDGLTGKVIGFPGKTPKVVSSFTMKITLMDRVVGAADELNVDEIKSSEPLMLSVGIATTVGVVRSARKGEADVVLKLPVCILPGQRVAISRRISNKWRLIGYGVIEQ; encoded by the coding sequence ATGAAGGTCCCCAAGCAGCCCGAGATCAACATCGGGATGATCGGCCACGTCGACCACGGGAAGACGACCCTCACCAAGGCGCTTTCCGGCGAGTGGACCGACCGCCATTCCGAGGAGATCAAGAGGGGCATCTCCATCCGCCTCGGCTATGCCGATGTCGCGTTCTACAAGTGCCCGAACTGCCAGGGAGCGGCCGCGTACAGCACCAAGAAGAAGTGCCCTGTGTGCGGCGCGGACACTGAGTTCCTGAGGGCGGTCTCCTTCGTGGACGCTCCGGGGCACGAGACCCTGATGGCCACCATGCTCTCGGGCGCCGCCCTGATGGACGGGGCCCTGCTCCTGGTCGCCGCCAACGAGCACTGCCCCCAGCCCCAGACCAGGGAGCACCTCATGGCGCTCTCGATCATCGGCATCGACAAGATCGTCATCGTCCAGAACAAGATCGACATCGTCACCCGCGAGCAGGCGATGCAGAACTACAGGGAGATCAAGGAGTTCGTCAAAGGCACCGTCGCCGAGAACGCCCCCATCGTCCCTGTGTCCGCCAACCGCGGCGTGAACATCGACCTCCTGATCGAGGCCATCGAGAAGACCATCGTCTCGAAGGTGAAGAGGGATCCAGATGCGGACCCCATCATGTACGTCGCGAGGTCGTTCGACATCAACTCCCCCGGTACCGTGCCCGAGGACATCAAGGGCGGCGTCATCGGCGGCACCCTCGTCCAGGGGAAGCTGAAGATCGGCGATGAGATCGAGATCGTCCCCGGCAGGCGCGTCGTCGCCCCCGACAAGAAGGTCACCTACGAGAAGATCATCGCGAAGATCGTCTCCCTCGAGGCCGGCGAGAGGGCGGTCAAGTCCGTCGTCCCCGGAGGCCTCATCGCCCTCGGGACCGAGCTCGACCCGTCCATCACCAAATCGGACGGCCTCACCGGCAAGGTCATCGGGTTCCCCGGCAAGACCCCCAAGGTGGTCAGCTCCTTCACGATGAAGATCACCCTGATGGACCGCGTCGTCGGCGCCGCCGACGAGCTCAACGTCGACGAGATCAAGAGCAGCGAGCCGCTGATGCTGAGCGTCGGCATCGCCACCACCGTCGGCGTCGTCAGGAGCGCCCGCAAGGGCGAGGCCGACGTCGTCCTCAAACTCCCCGTCTGCATCCTGCCGGGCCAGAGGGTCGCCATCTCAAGGAGGATCTCCAACAAGTGGCGCCTCATCGGCTACGGCGTGATCGAACAGTGA
- a CDS encoding DUF4143 domain-containing protein, protein MPEKYLRRVIDERFENQLNAFGAICLRGPKWCGKTTTASRYAKSRILMQGKDAKAYLKAADTDLSLILDGPTPRLIDEWQEYPQIWDSVRYEVDERNDVGQFILTGSSAPKEGSMKHSGAGRFGFLDMYPMSLFESGESNGTVSLRDLFSGTADLRGATTELTVRKLAECICRGGWPANLGLSQEICRDRMAGYLKEIFEGEDFSTGRYNKDVHLAESIIRSYSRNICTMASLQAIYRDVQNAGIALSDDRFHAHIKALRNAYLISDVPAWNPAIRSKSAIRASEKRNLTDPSIAAYYLGITPDNFIEDFNTFGFLFESMCIRDLKVYSSALRGDISYYHDRYGLEADAVIHLDDGRYALAEVKLGSREIDEGAMHLCRIEELVREKGLKLPSFKMVLTGGNQAYMRSDGVAVVPIGCLRD, encoded by the coding sequence GTGCCTGAAAAGTATCTCCGCAGGGTCATCGATGAACGTTTCGAAAACCAGCTGAATGCTTTCGGAGCCATCTGCCTCAGAGGGCCGAAATGGTGCGGCAAGACCACCACCGCATCGAGATATGCGAAGAGCAGGATCCTGATGCAGGGCAAGGATGCCAAGGCATATCTGAAGGCGGCAGATACCGATCTCTCCCTGATTCTCGACGGGCCGACCCCAAGGTTGATCGATGAATGGCAGGAGTATCCGCAAATCTGGGATTCTGTCCGTTATGAAGTGGACGAACGGAACGACGTGGGTCAGTTCATACTCACCGGATCCAGTGCTCCCAAGGAAGGTTCAATGAAGCACAGCGGTGCCGGCAGATTCGGGTTCCTGGATATGTATCCTATGAGCCTTTTCGAATCAGGAGAATCCAACGGGACCGTGTCCCTCAGGGACCTGTTCTCCGGAACGGCCGATCTCAGAGGAGCAACCACAGAACTCACGGTTAGGAAACTGGCAGAATGCATCTGCCGCGGAGGATGGCCTGCCAACCTCGGTCTCAGCCAAGAAATATGCAGAGACAGAATGGCAGGTTATCTGAAAGAGATCTTCGAAGGAGAGGATTTCAGCACGGGCAGATACAACAAGGATGTGCATCTTGCCGAAAGCATAATCCGGTCGTATTCCAGGAACATCTGCACCATGGCCTCTCTTCAGGCGATATACAGAGATGTTCAGAATGCCGGAATCGCCCTCTCCGATGACAGATTCCATGCGCACATCAAGGCCCTGAGGAACGCTTACCTGATCTCCGATGTTCCTGCCTGGAATCCGGCAATCAGATCGAAATCGGCCATCAGAGCGTCGGAAAAGAGAAACCTGACGGATCCGTCGATCGCAGCCTATTATCTGGGTATAACGCCGGACAACTTCATCGAGGATTTCAACACTTTCGGATTCCTCTTCGAAAGCATGTGCATACGCGACCTCAAGGTATATTCATCCGCCCTCAGGGGGGATATCAGCTATTATCATGACCGGTACGGCCTCGAAGCCGATGCCGTGATACATCTGGACGACGGGCGCTATGCTCTTGCAGAAGTGAAGCTTGGCAGCAGGGAGATAGACGAGGGCGCCATGCACCTGTGCAGGATCGAGGAACTCGTCAGAGAGAAAGGCTTGAAGCTTCCGAGCTTCAAGATGGTGCTGACCGGCGGTAATCAGGCCTATATGCGCTCAGACGGTGTTGCGGTGGTCCCTATAGGCTGCCTCCGCGACTGA
- a CDS encoding SdpI family protein has translation MSPFWWFALFIAVLTPCIMAALGHFLAAHPPKEPNHFFGYRTRRSMRTIESWKFAQVYSGNKMEWLGLVMLLPATVSMIPVMDSDEYGISMMMLAVVIAESVALMVPIFLTEKALKEKFGDPPKKK, from the coding sequence ATGAGCCCTTTCTGGTGGTTCGCGCTTTTCATAGCGGTCCTCACGCCCTGCATCATGGCCGCCCTCGGGCATTTCCTGGCGGCCCATCCGCCCAAAGAGCCCAATCACTTCTTCGGCTACCGCACGCGGCGCTCCATGAGGACGATCGAATCCTGGAAGTTCGCCCAGGTGTACTCCGGGAATAAGATGGAGTGGCTGGGTCTCGTCATGCTGCTTCCGGCCACGGTCTCGATGATCCCGGTGATGGACTCCGACGAGTACGGGATATCCATGATGATGCTGGCCGTCGTGATCGCCGAATCCGTTGCCCTGATGGTGCCTATCTTCCTGACCGAGAAGGCGCTGAAGGAGAAGTTCGGCGATCCGCCGAAGAAGAAATGA
- a CDS encoding twitching motility protein PilT produces the protein MQTVVLDTNALLMPFEIGINLDAEVSGLLGDVRFVVPGPLVGELKHLDSKWAKAALALARSREIVPSEAHGDDSVLEVAQREHAYILTNDKELRRRARKLLIPLIYLRSGTHLVLETY, from the coding sequence ATGCAGACCGTAGTGCTGGACACCAATGCCCTGCTGATGCCGTTCGAGATCGGCATCAACCTCGATGCCGAGGTGTCCGGCCTCCTCGGGGACGTCCGTTTCGTCGTCCCCGGGCCTTTGGTGGGCGAGCTCAAGCACCTCGACAGCAAGTGGGCGAAGGCGGCCCTGGCGCTGGCGAGGTCCAGGGAGATCGTGCCCTCGGAGGCGCACGGGGACGATTCCGTCCTCGAGGTCGCCCAGAGGGAGCATGCCTACATCCTCACCAACGACAAGGAGCTCCGGCGCCGCGCCAGGAAGCTTCTCATCCCCCTGATCTACCTGAGGTCGGGGACCCATCTCGTCCTCGAGACCTACTGA
- a CDS encoding iron ABC transporter permease, whose translation MFGIAMSVIAFLISISISSGGIISVGDAVSALISSVQKHGEDLDTTELYIYQARLPRAIAAIAVGSGLSIAGCMYQALIRNPLVDPYITGVSSGAGCLAIAIVALEISVSFLPNSNLYLIPIAAIVGGIAAFGITMLVAEGAGGSATNYILAGTIVGFAFSSFQTIFLSLGQDNITNAMWWLFGSFANITWENAWLVFIPVMGVSLISMLWAREFNLFMMGEDQAKQLGLNVKRFKRCMMVIASVLTALCVAFCGIIGFVGLVIPHACRMALGSDHRLIMPASIVLGAMLMLFADLIARTVLSPIELPVGAITAMIGTPIFAYMLMTKGRSYNG comes from the coding sequence ATGTTCGGCATAGCCATGTCGGTCATAGCCTTCCTGATCTCCATATCCATCTCCTCCGGAGGGATAATCTCTGTCGGCGATGCGGTCTCCGCCCTCATCTCCTCGGTCCAGAAGCACGGGGAGGACCTCGATACCACCGAGCTCTACATCTACCAGGCCAGGCTCCCGAGGGCCATCGCGGCCATAGCCGTGGGCTCGGGTCTGTCCATCGCCGGATGCATGTACCAGGCGCTGATACGCAACCCCCTGGTGGACCCCTACATAACCGGCGTGTCCTCGGGAGCCGGATGCCTGGCGATAGCCATCGTGGCATTGGAGATATCGGTCTCGTTCCTTCCCAACAGCAACCTTTACCTGATACCCATCGCGGCCATCGTCGGAGGGATCGCGGCCTTCGGCATAACCATGCTGGTGGCCGAGGGGGCGGGAGGCTCCGCCACCAATTACATCCTCGCCGGGACCATAGTCGGGTTCGCCTTCTCCTCTTTCCAGACCATCTTCCTGTCCCTGGGGCAGGACAACATCACCAACGCCATGTGGTGGCTGTTCGGGTCGTTCGCCAACATCACCTGGGAGAACGCTTGGCTGGTGTTCATCCCGGTGATGGGCGTGTCGTTGATATCCATGCTGTGGGCCCGCGAGTTCAACCTCTTCATGATGGGGGAGGACCAGGCCAAGCAGCTGGGCCTCAACGTGAAGAGGTTCAAGCGCTGCATGATGGTGATCGCATCGGTTCTCACCGCCCTCTGCGTGGCCTTCTGCGGGATCATCGGGTTCGTCGGGCTCGTCATCCCCCATGCCTGCAGGATGGCACTGGGGAGCGACCATCGTCTCATCATGCCGGCGTCGATAGTCCTGGGCGCGATGCTGATGCTGTTCGCGGACCTGATAGCCAGGACGGTGCTCTCGCCCATCGAGCTGCCCGTCGGGGCCATCACGGCCATGATCGGGACGCCGATATTCGCGTACATGCTGATGACCAAGGGGCGCAGTTACAATGGATGA
- a CDS encoding PQQ-binding-like beta-propeller repeat protein, which translates to MDGKVVWSSISSLVKGALTLADGVVYATDYSAGSFWPTGGGVAAYSADTGERLWKMQLSPYSDDSYSMDSVTVIDGKLYVGNDYGAIYCISEVAGRAWGDEGHVEMENGLDWTWGVLAVAAAVCILFLIKFY; encoded by the coding sequence ATGGACGGGAAGGTCGTATGGTCGTCTATTTCATCTCTAGTCAAGGGGGCCCTTACCCTGGCTGATGGCGTCGTTTACGCCACAGACTACTCAGCGGGTTCCTTCTGGCCTACAGGCGGAGGTGTGGCTGCTTACTCCGCTGACACCGGAGAGAGACTGTGGAAGATGCAGCTTTCCCCGTATTCGGATGACTCGTATTCCATGGATTCGGTAACGGTCATCGACGGGAAGCTCTACGTGGGCAACGACTACGGGGCGATTTACTGCATCTCCGAAGTGGCGGGGCGGGCCTGGGGCGACGAAGGCCATGTCGAGATGGAGAACGGCCTGGATTGGACGTGGGGAGTGCTGGCGGTTGCGGCCGCGGTCTGCATCCTATTCCTGATCAAGTTCTATTGA
- a CDS encoding ABC transporter ATP-binding protein, which yields MDEDSGRYWEGDLLKIEGLCMDFGDFRALDNINFSLGKGRLVGLIGPNGCGKSTMMKCICKINQMTSGTITIDGNDVGSMHPSEIAKLVASVPAEAGQTFGMSVMDMVMLGRYPFVDRLWWETEEDEAKVREALRTFGLDDLRRNQVSKLSSGERQRALIAKAYVQEPKLMLVDEPTSHLDMKYKLDVMEYLQSMARTDMTVMVAEHDISLMARYCDVCIIMKKGRIMTIGDPKKVITPQLIRDVYEVDARVGLDEDGEIYVLPKRYIGAKL from the coding sequence ATGGATGAGGACAGCGGCAGATACTGGGAGGGCGACCTGCTCAAGATAGAGGGGCTGTGCATGGATTTCGGCGACTTCAGGGCGCTGGACAACATCAACTTCAGTCTCGGCAAAGGCCGCCTGGTGGGCCTCATCGGGCCCAACGGGTGCGGGAAATCGACCATGATGAAGTGCATCTGCAAGATCAACCAGATGACCTCCGGCACCATAACCATCGACGGCAACGACGTGGGCTCCATGCACCCGTCGGAGATCGCCAAGCTGGTGGCGTCCGTCCCGGCGGAGGCCGGGCAGACCTTCGGCATGTCGGTGATGGACATGGTCATGCTGGGGCGCTATCCCTTCGTGGACCGCCTGTGGTGGGAGACCGAGGAGGATGAGGCCAAGGTGAGGGAGGCGCTCAGGACCTTCGGGCTCGACGATCTCCGCCGCAACCAGGTGAGCAAGCTCTCGTCCGGGGAGCGCCAGAGGGCGCTCATAGCCAAAGCGTACGTCCAGGAGCCGAAGCTCATGCTGGTGGACGAGCCGACCTCGCACCTCGACATGAAGTACAAGCTGGACGTGATGGAATATCTTCAGTCCATGGCGCGCACGGACATGACCGTCATGGTGGCGGAGCACGACATCTCCCTGATGGCGCGCTACTGCGACGTCTGCATCATCATGAAGAAGGGCAGGATCATGACCATCGGGGACCCGAAGAAGGTCATCACCCCGCAGCTCATCCGCGATGTCTACGAGGTCGATGCCCGCGTCGGTCTCGACGAGGACGGGGAGATATACGTGCTGCCCAAGAGGTACATCGGCGCGAAACTGTAA